Part of the Mangifera indica cultivar Alphonso chromosome 4, CATAS_Mindica_2.1, whole genome shotgun sequence genome, TGGCTGCAAATTTGTATTTGTGTATATGGGCTTCTTAATAATGTTATAAATGCAAATTCTTGTGTTGTTTGTCTTGATAGATTATTTTCTGTGTGTGTATAACTCATGTTTACTCTTATTTTGCTTATTTACAATCTGATTCATTGTTTGGGCACTGATTGTGATTTTGTTTGGATTGAAGGTTGTATGCATTTGATGTGCACTGCAATGCTTTCTTCCCATTGTTTGTTATGCTTCATGGTAATTTCTGTCTTCTTAAATTTTCCATATCTTTTAGCCTCACTTTATGCAATAATGTGACTGAATTTTTTTCCTTGGTGGCAGTTATACATTATTTTCTGTCACCCCTATTGGTAGCTCATGGTTTCATTCCTGTATTACTGTCAAATCTGCTTTTCATGGTGGCTGCTTGTTATTATCATTATCTCAACTTCTTAGGTTATGGCGGTAAGCTTATGTATTATTTAGTATATTGCTTTTCTTTGCAAATGGGTAAGGAGTGATGTTTGGGTGTGAGAGATTTCATGTGCATGTTGTGCATGGGATATGCTTgccttataaaaaataatgtgatGGGTGCCACCTAGGATTCAGGATATCTAGAAACACCTTGTTCACTGTTCAGGATGTGAAAATATCAGATTTTGAAATCTATTTGTGTGGTATGGCCAATAAATTCTTGTCACTCTTAAGCTGAGATCCTCAGATAATAATTGTTTTGGATTATTGAATGTCAGAATGCTGAGTACCTAATATCTTTTTTAAGTGGTGGTTAGTGAAATATGTATTTAGGATTGAGTTGTAGCCCCTAAGTGTGACTGAGTGGttcatatatcaaatttaattaacttttaatattgTTTGATATCTGTAACTGAACACAACTTTACCGAGCTTGTGGTTCCAACCAACTGTAGTCAGCTTCATGTGTCTTTTTGGTTTATTTGCTCTTTCAGTCTTGATAAACTTCACTGCCGGAAGTTTTGTTcacacttttaaaaaaaataaatttgtggaGGGAAATATCACcgaatatatttgtaattgcaAAGTCATCTGTAATTGGGGTTGAATGTTTAAGGACAGCTAGTGGATTATAGTGTTAAATTGATATCCTAACAAGAAATATTATGCTGCGGTACTGCCATTTCTGGAGAGGACCACTTTTTTCCTCTATCCAATTGGAGTTGTTATTGTCCTTTGTCCTATTTGTAAGTTTCAAAGCTCGTACTGATTGTGTCTTTGGTTTGGGATCTTTGCATCTGAAACTTGAGTTGGCTTTGCAGTGATTTTAAGCGGCTTCAATCCTTCAAGATACTTTTTGAACATGTACTTTAGTCAAAGGTTATGATTCATACATAGGGCTTAAAATTTTGGATAGCACAGCATTGAggtgatgaaaattttgaggaGTGCATAAACACTAGATGGGTTGATGATTAATACACGTGTAGAAGGGAAGGCACGATTTATTCTTGGCTTTTATCTGTCCCGCTGACAGTGAATGGAAGAGGAGAAGCGAATGAGCTCAAGGTAAAGTGATTCTTCAGTGATCAatgtaattttgatgaaatggattagtataatataatgaGTTAGACCCATGCCATTTTCGTcgaaatatatttttgtctaCCTGGAAAATCAGAGCAAATTCTTTTTTCGATTTTTTGTCCTCAAATATACACCCATGTAGGAAGTTACATATACTAGGGGGTTGCATGTGCGAAATGTATCAATTTATCGGTCTGTTGAACGTTTGATTCCTGGAAATTAGAATATGGCTGTAGACAAAGTGTGTTAAAATGTTAATGACAAGACAGAAATTTTTTCGActgatttttcttctccttttaaaaaataaggtgAAAAATGGATTTCAGAAGATTAGGCGTACCGAAACTTATTTGATAAATGGGAAAGTTGTCACGTattgaagtgttttttttttttttttttcccccttaaaacACAATAATGCCtagtgaataatatttattttatgaatagaCAAATACTTGATCAACTTAAATTTTGATGAAGCTCATTGATGATATTGAGACCTCATTAGCTTAATCCTAAACTGCAATTCGATTTTTAAGTTgtgtttttagattttcaatatttgaaaatatgtttgatgtaatttaaaaaattgttttcagaTTAAAAGTCATAgagaaatgtgaaaaaaaattaatcaattttaaatttaattaaaaaatctattttcatatataattcgATTCATTAATGTCTATCAAACTtgtttttataagatttttcatatatatttttttaaaaattaaaagttatatttacattttataCCCAAATGAACCCTCAGtctctaatttttctttaatcgCAAAGAAAAGGTAGAGTAAATTGATCGCCGCTCTAGTGCAGGTTGCCGGCTCTGAGACTTGTTTAATGTAAGTGATTGATTctagagttttatttaaatggtgtgatttatttaattttgtttaaaaaaaattgaattgctTTGACTATGAAGACACTGCGTGCGCATCCAATTGTGACCACTAAAAATGTCATGGTTTCCAGAGACTTCCCAGAACTGTTGAGCAAAGAACTGCTATCCACAAGAATCAAAGTTGACAGAGACTCCTCTTCACATCGCAATTCTTAGACTTTTTATTACATATGTTTTGTGGCTCACAAGTTTCCAagaattatattaacaaaactgCAGTTTATCATCTCAGATCCATCCAGAAGAGTTAGATATCATGGACTTTCATATAACAGAAGTTTGATGAACAACCCACATTTGATAACATTTGTCTCTCCATTTCCCAGAAATGTTTGGTGATTTCAACGCTCACAGATCCCACTCCCAGATATATTTCAATCACAGAACTAAATTAAaggaaattcaatttattttctcCAACACAAAACGTAGCAAATGGAAACAAACAAATTCACACTCAAACATGTACTTATTGTTATGGTGTTCGTGTTTCTATTGACCAAGCTTGCTTCCTGCAACATCCACAACAAATCGATATCTAACATCGTTCTTTTCCAGTCTCTCTATTGCTGTGTTCACATAATCCATCTTCACTACTTCGATTGTTGAAGTCAGTCCTTTCTCTTGACAAAATTGAAGCATTTCTTTTGTTTCCTTCATGCTCCCAATGAAGCTCCCTGTGATTGTCTTTCTCCCTAAACAATCCCaccaaatcaattaataaataaaacacaaccACCACTAACAAAAGCATTtccaatattatatgtaaaagGAGTCCAAATGAATAACATGTAAAAGGTGAAGATAAGAACTCAATTATTCCAGCCATTTACCCATTTTCAAGGCTGCCCATTTggtcaaaaaataataattttcactgCAATCGCAAATTTCAACACTaattagatgaaaaatttaCTCACCAAGCATAACCATGGGACTGACAAACTGCAGGGGAGTATTGATAACACCCATCAAGATCAACTTCCCATCAAGCTTCAACAAAGAAAGGTAAGGTTCAAGAGGGTGAAACACAGGCACAGtatcaattatataatcaagTGAGTCATTTGCTTCTTGCATTTGAGTTGCATCCGAGCTGACCAGGTACTGGTCGGCTCCAAGATGATCCAAAGCCTCTGATCTTTTCTTATCAGAAGAGCTGATCACAGTGACATGGTGTCCCATTGCCTTGGCTATCTTCACCCCCATGTGTCCTACTCCTCCAAGGCCCAAAATTCCTCCTCTTAGTCCACTTTGTTTTAATCCAAAGTGAGTCAGTGGGCTGTACACTGTCACACCTGCACATAAAAGCGGTGCAGCCTGTTCTGGTGCCATCCCTTCTGGGATTTTAACTATAAACCTACATCAAACAATGGAATTTTTCTAAGTCACAATAAAAAGTTGAGCTGTTTTTTAGGTTGAGGTCTAGTGGTTAATGGAAAAAGCTTTTGATAATTACTTCTGATCAACGACCATGGACTCCGCAAAGCCGCCTTGGGTGGGCTTGCCATCAGTGTAGACATCATTGTAAGACCAGATTTTCTTGTTGCAATATTGCTCGATGTCTGAGTTACAGGGGCGGCAGTTTCTGCAGCATCCGACGATAACTCCGACGCCAACTATATCGCCAACAGTGAAGCTGGTGACAGCTGAACCCACTTCAATCACCTCTCCCACAACTTCATGTCTGCAAACATATATATAGCAAAAACAAGAATCAAGAAGTGAAAGCAATAGAGAGTTTTATGAAAAAAGGTAATAACTTTACCCTGGAACCATTGGGTAATTAGACATGCCGAGATCATTTTTGACTTGATGAAGGTCAGAATGGCAAATTCCACAGCTAAGAACCTTGAGAAAAACATCTTCCGGGCCTGTGTTCCTGCAATAATTTGAGAAACAATAAATATGAGACGTTGAACAAGATCAACACTTGTGAAGAAACGAAGATAAATGATACCTGAGAGTGAAAGAGTAAGGAGATAAGAACCCAGATGGATCTCTGGCAGCCCATCCCACTACAGTTCTCTCATTTTCAAGGTGGCCCATTTGCTCAAAATCTCTGCTTTTGTGTGCAGTGAGGTTATGCCAAGCGTGAAGGAGAGAAATGGGCAGATGGAAATAAAGTATGAATAGCCACCATAGAGGATGACAAATTTAAAGCGAAGCAATGGTATGAACACCTGAGCAAGCTGGTGCGGTAGGTGAGATGGAATGGGTTGCTAAATCAGTGCTCGCTGGCCAAATATTATTGGCCATGTCAGGTTCGTCGATGGATTAGTGGGTCCATTGAAACAGGGGCGTTTGGATTAATTGTGTCGTCTGATGATCGATCGCAAAGCAGCGTTTGCTTCTTGATTTTCTTTGGTCCGTGATATGCGTCATGCATATGTCAGTCTCCACCATCAATCTCCAATTTGCGTTTGCggtgaattaaataaaaacggATCATTGAACGccgggtaattaattaaaataaacaaaattttaagcgtttatatgtttttagatatttcaaaaaattttatcaaaataaacaaatcgtatttttttatcc contains:
- the LOC123212740 gene encoding cinnamyl alcohol dehydrogenase 1 gives rise to the protein MGHLENERTVVGWAARDPSGFLSPYSFTLRNTGPEDVFLKVLSCGICHSDLHQVKNDLGMSNYPMVPGHEVVGEVIEVGSAVTSFTVGDIVGVGVIVGCCRNCRPCNSDIEQYCNKKIWSYNDVYTDGKPTQGGFAESMVVDQKFIVKIPEGMAPEQAAPLLCAGVTVYSPLTHFGLKQSGLRGGILGLGGVGHMGVKIAKAMGHHVTVISSSDKKRSEALDHLGADQYLVSSDATQMQEANDSLDYIIDTVPVFHPLEPYLSLLKLDGKLILMGVINTPLQFVSPMVMLGRKTITGSFIGSMKETKEMLQFCQEKGLTSTIEVVKMDYVNTAIERLEKNDVRYRFVVDVAGSKLGQ